The following are encoded in a window of Amycolatopsis lexingtonensis genomic DNA:
- a CDS encoding FadR/GntR family transcriptional regulator, whose product MESTSVANAGEALFRPVRAGNAFEETVERLLQAIRLGVVGAGERLPSERELAERLGVSRVTLREAIRALADAGYVESRRGRYGGTFVNDSLPAPSEKSPSGKVDTVALEDALSLRYVLETGAAEMAAARSLSPADRQHLTGTLAEAAGADLDDYRRKDSRLHLAIAEVTASGSLTTAMADARTRVNQLLDRIPLLPPNLEHSNAQHEAIVDAILAGDAPAARQAMAEHIEGTASLLRAFLS is encoded by the coding sequence ATGGAGTCGACCTCGGTGGCGAACGCCGGTGAAGCGCTGTTCCGGCCGGTTCGCGCGGGCAACGCCTTCGAGGAGACCGTCGAGCGGCTGCTGCAGGCGATCCGGCTCGGGGTGGTCGGCGCGGGGGAGCGGCTGCCGTCGGAACGGGAGCTGGCCGAGCGGCTCGGGGTCAGCCGCGTGACGCTGCGGGAAGCCATCCGCGCCCTCGCCGACGCTGGTTACGTGGAGTCACGCCGGGGCCGGTACGGCGGCACGTTCGTGAACGACAGCCTTCCCGCACCTTCCGAGAAATCACCCAGCGGCAAGGTCGACACCGTCGCGCTCGAGGACGCGCTGAGCCTCCGCTACGTCCTCGAAACCGGCGCCGCGGAGATGGCCGCCGCGCGTTCGCTGAGCCCCGCCGACCGGCAGCACCTCACCGGCACGCTCGCCGAGGCCGCGGGTGCCGACCTCGACGACTACCGCCGCAAGGATTCCCGGCTGCACCTGGCGATCGCCGAGGTCACCGCATCCGGCTCCCTGACCACGGCGATGGCCGACGCCCGCACCCGCGTCAACCAGCTGCTCGACCGCATCCCGCTGCTCCCGCCCAACCTCGAGCACTCGAACGCCCAGCACGAGGCCATTGTCGACGCCATCCTCGCCGGCGACGCCCCCGCGGCCCGCCAGGCGATGGCGGAGCACATCGAAGGCACGGCGTCCCTGCTCCGCGCCTTCCTGTCCTGA